Proteins encoded by one window of Salvia splendens isolate huo1 chromosome 14, SspV2, whole genome shotgun sequence:
- the LOC121765384 gene encoding 50S ribosomal protein L17, chloroplastic, whose product MASASTFSLSSLRAALPSPPSICFPNGFSPSNLKIARPKSGPRPLNSFVGLAPLLPIFSSPDSFSFEHCFPTVDNGSRFFAMRHGRKVPKLNRPPDQRKALLRGLTTQLLKYGRIKTTRARASAMRKYVDKMVTLAKDGTLHKRRQALGFVYEKQIVHALFAEVGERYGDREGGYTRIIRTLPRRGDNAPMAYIELV is encoded by the exons ATGGCGTCTGCTTCAACGTTTAGCCTCTCTTCTCTACGTGCTGCTCTCCCATCCCCTCCTTCTATTTGCTTTCCCAACGGCTTCTCTCCCTCAAACCTCAAAATCGCTCGCCCTAAGTCTGGCCCAAGGCCGCTCAACTCCTTTGTGGGTCTCGCTCCGTTGCTGCCCATCTTCTCTTCTCCAG ATTCATTTAGCTTTGAGCACTGCTTCCCCACGGTCGACAATGGTAGCCGTTTCTTTGCCATGAGACACGGGAGGAAGGTGCCCAAGCTCAACCGGCCTCCCGACCAGCGCAAGGCTCTTCTACGAGGCTTGACTACTCAGCTTCTCAAGTATGGTCGCATAAAGACCACCCGGGCCAGGGCTAGTGCAATGAGGAAGTATGTCGATAAGATGGTCACACTGGCTAAAGACGGGACCCTGCACAAGAGACGACAAGCCCTTGGCTTCGTATACGAAAAGCAAATCGTCCATGCCTTATTTGCTGAGGTCGGGGAGAGGTACGGGGACAGAGAAGGAGGGTACACTAGGATAATCAGGACATTACCGAGGCGTGGGGATAATGCTCCTATGGCTTACATCGAACTGGTCTAG